One Mercurialis annua linkage group LG3, ddMerAnnu1.2, whole genome shotgun sequence DNA window includes the following coding sequences:
- the LOC126671260 gene encoding GDSL esterase/lipase At1g09390, giving the protein MLFSTYSSPPNFQLLVVLLPLLFYTCTAASQCKNSPVIFNFGDSNSDTGGLVAGLGFPVNYPNGRLFFRRSTGRLSDGRLVIDFLCQSLNAGLLTPYLDSLAGSKFSNGANFAIVGSSTLPKYVPFALNIQIMQFLHFKTRALEVANAGSGNLISDEGFKNAVYMIDMGQNDISDSFAINLSYAQVIKRIPSVVQEIENAVKTLYDQGGRKFWIHNTGPLGCLPQKLTLVQNKDLDSHGCISSYNNAARLFNEELRRRCQRMRSQLASATIVYQDIYSIKYDLIANSTKYGFSKPLMACCGSGGPPYNFDIRVTCGQPGHQVCADGSSYLSWDGIHYTEAANAIIASKLLSSAYSSPHTTLDFFCHN; this is encoded by the exons ATGCTGTTCTCTACTTATTCTTCACCGCCAAACTTTCAACTCCTTGTCGTACTCCTTCCGTTATTATTTTACACCTGTACTGCCGCTTCACAATGCAAGAACTCTCCGGTTATCTTCAACTTCGGCGACTCTAACTCCGACACCGGTGGGCTTGTTGCCGGACTCGGTTTCCCTGTTAATTATCCAAATGGACGGCTCTTCTTTCGCCGATCGACCGGTAGATTGTCTGACGGTCGCCTTGTCATTGACTTTCTCT GCCAGAGTTTGAATGCAGGTTTGCTGACCCCATACCTGGACTCATTAGCAGGGTCTAAGTTCAGCAATGGTGCAAATTTTGCTATTGTGGGTTCTTCTACTCTCCCGAAGTATGTTCCTTTTGCATTGAACATTCAGATTATGCAATTCCTTCATTTCAAAACTCGTGCTCTTGAAGTTGCCAATGCCG GTTCAGGAAATTTGATCAGTGATGAAGGCTTCAAGAATGCGGTTTACATGATTGACATGGGGCAAAATGACATTTCTGATTCATTTGCTATAAATCTATCTTATGCGCAAGTGATCAAGAGGATTCCATCTGTTGTTCAAGAAATAGAAAATGCCGTAAAA ACTTTATACGATCAAGGAGGCAGGAAATTCTGGATACATAACACCGGACCATTAGGTTGTCTCCCTCAAAAACTTACATTAGTTCAAAACAAGGATTTGGATTCACATGGATGCATTTCGAGTTACAACAATGCAGCAAGACTGTTCAATGAAGAACTACGCCGTAGATGCCAAAGAATGAGGTCTCAACTGGCCAGCGCAACTATAGTCTATCAGGACATTTATTCTATCAAATATGATCTCATTGCCAATTCCACCAAATATG GTTTTTCAAAGCCGCTAATGGCGTGTTGTGGCTCTGGAGGACCTCCATACAATTTTGATATCCGGGTTACATGTGGGCAGCCAGGGCATCAGGTTTGCGCTGATGGATCGTCGTATTTAAGCTGGGACGGAATTCATTATACGGAAGCAGCTAATGCCATTATAGCCTCTAAATTACTTTCATCAGCTTACTCTTCACCTCATACtactttggatttcttttgccACAATTGA
- the LOC126673147 gene encoding pentatricopeptide repeat-containing protein At2g13420, mitochondrial-like, translating into MAAIRSLFKTHTFPTRAHIPHHLFSSISLPSLEPSNDAELISQILLTHHNPFHSMESSIQLHGITLTPSLLHQTLLRLRHNSKIALSFFHYSLSTPAPTVTTATYNLIIDILAKVHQFDVAWQLIIQMDQNNLKPNSQSFLILIRRLISAGLTRQAIRAFDDMESFVPEIIDTTHFCYLLDTLCKHGYVKVAVEIFNKRKFRFLPNVRAYTVLIYGWCKIGRIDMAERFIRDMDEKGIEPNVVTYNVLLDGICRRAKLQPESRFESTIMFAEKVFDEMRQRGLEPDVTSFSILLHVYSRAHKPQLSLDKLKLMEEMGICPTVATYTSVLKCLCSCGRVEDAEELLDRMVKTGVSPNAATYNCFFKEYRGRKDAETALKLYRKIREGNLCDLSVHSYNILLGMFMKLNRFGIVNEIWSDLRGSDSGPDLDSYTMLVHGLCEKQKWKEACQLFVEMIEKGLLPQKATFEMLYKGLIQSDMLRTWRRLKKKLDEESLAFGSEFPNYQLKPYRR; encoded by the coding sequence CAAATCCTACTCACTCACCACAACCCATTCCATTCAATGGAGTCATCAATCCAATTACACGGCATCACTCTCACGCCGTCACTCCTCCACCAAACCCTACTCCGCCTCCGTCACAATTCCAAAATTGCCCTCTCCTTCTTCCACTATTCCCTTTCTACCCCTGCCCCAACAGTCACCACCGCCACTTACAATCTCATCATCGACATCCTCGCAAAAGTCCACCAATTCGACGTCGCATGGCAACTAATTATACAAATGGACCAAAATAACCTCAAACCTAATTCCCAATCGTTCCTAATTCTCATTCGGAGATTAATCTCAGCCGGGTTGACCCGTCAGGCTATTCGGGCATTTGATGACATGGAGTCTTTTGTACCGGAGATTATCGATACTACCCATTTTTGTTACTTGCTTGACACGTTATGTaaacatggttatgttaaagTAGCCGTTGAGATTTTTAACAAGAGAAAATTTAGGTTTTTACCTAATGTTAGGGCTTACACTGTTTTAATTTATGGGTGGTGTAAAATTGGGCGGATTGACATGGCTGAGAGGTTTATCAGAGACATGGATGAGAAGGGTATTGAGCCTAATGTTGTAACTTACAATGTTTTGTTAGATGGTATTTGTAGGAGAGCTAAGCTTCAGCCTGAGAGTAGGTTTGAGAGTACTATCATGTTTGCCGAGAaggtgttcgatgaaatgcGTCAACGAGGGCTTGAGCCCGACGTGACTAGTTTTTCGATCTTGCTTCATGTTTATAGTCGAGCTCATAAGCCTCAGTTGAGTCTTGATAAGTTGAAGTTAATGGAGGAGATGGGGATTTGTCCAACGGTTGCTACGTATACTTCGGTTTTGAAGTGTCTGTGCTCTTGTGGGAGGGTTGAGGATGCTGAGGAGTTGCTTGATCGGATGGTGAAAACTGGGGTTAGCCCGAATGCGGCGACGTATAATTGTTTCTTTAAAGAGTATCGCGGACGGAAAGACGCGGAAACTGCTTTGAAATTGTATAGGAAAATCCGGGAGGGGAACTTGTGTGATCTGAGTGTGCATTCGTATAATATACTACTCGGGATGTTTATGAAGTTGAATCGTTTTGGGATCGTGAACGAGATCTGGAGCGATTTACGCGGAAGTGATTCGGGTCCGGACTTGGATTCGTATACAATGTTGGTTCATGGACTGTGCGAAAAGCAGAAATGGAAGGAGGCTTGTCAGTTATTTGTGGAGATGATTGAGAAGGGTTTGCTTCCTCAGAAGGCTACGTTTGAGATGCTATACAAAGGATTAATACAGTCTGATATGCTGAGAACTTGGAGACGGTTGAAGAAAAAACTTGACGAAGAGTCGTTAGCATTTGGTTCTGAGTTTCCAAATTATCAGCTGAAACCATATAGAAGATGA
- the LOC126673157 gene encoding protein NIM1-INTERACTING 3, giving the protein MEGENRKRKKQQEEDEEEKMEKFFALIRSSRERLHFLRRGTQEITKEKLEDKKIEAPWNPSFQPEDFNHLKNGDHDHAGPSKTAAPAEQEQEQEEDKQKKQEEGGNINDLDLNLSL; this is encoded by the coding sequence ATGGAGGGTGAAAACAGGAAGAGAAAGAAACaacaagaagaagatgaagaagaaaaaatggagAAATTCTTTGCTTTGATCAGAAGCTCAAGAGAAAGGCTCCATTTTTTAAGAAGAGGAACCCAAGAGATCACTAAGGAAAAATTAGAGGACAAGAAAATTGAAGCACCTTGGAATCCTTCATTTCAACCAGAGGATTTTAATCATCTTAAAAATGGTGATCATGATCATGCAGGTCCTTCTAAAACAGCAGCACCTGCAgaacaagaacaagaacaagaagaagatAAACAGAAGAAACAAGAGGAAGGAGGAAACATTAATGATTTAGACTTAAATCTATCTTTGTAG
- the LOC126673143 gene encoding pentatricopeptide repeat-containing protein At1g56690, mitochondrial produces MIILRRTYCVSLYATSSTSQISHFARTGQISKARKIFDELPYKTIVSWNAIVAGYFQNKLPHEARILFDKMPERNTVSWNGLISGYTKNGMINEARNMFDRMPERNVVSWTVMVRGYIQKGMIKEAEVLFWEMPEKNVVSWTVMLRGLIDDGQFDEARKVYAMMPVKDVVARTNMIGGLCVEGRVSEAREIFDEMPSRNVVAWTTMISGYATNNKVDVARKLFEVMPEKNEVTWTAILMGYTRTGRIEEAAELFDAMPVKPIPACNEMIIGFGHTREIEKARWVFDQMREKDDGTWSAMIKVYERKGFELEALDLFRLMQRDGVRPAFPPMISILIVCGSLASLDHGRQVHAQLVRFQFDFDVYVCSVLITMYIKCGDLLRAKRLFDRFAMKDTVMWNSIITGYAQHGLGKEALQVFYEMLASAVSPDEITFVGVLTACSYNGNVEKGLEIFESMKSRYLVDRRTEHYACMVDLLGRAGRLDEAMNLIEKMPVEADAIVWGALLGGCKTHMRLDLAEVAAKKLQELEPGNAGPHILRSHIYASQGRWGDVAELRKSMREKNVIKSPGCSWIEVEKQVHLFTGGDSTSHPEHAVILKMLEKLDGLLRETGYCPDGTFVLHDVDEEEKIQNLRYHSEKLAVAYGLLKVPEGMPIRVMKNLRVCGDCHSAIKLIAKVTGREIILRDANRFHHFKDGLCSCGDYW; encoded by the coding sequence ATGATAATCCTACGAAGAACCTACTGTGTTAGTTTATATGCAACATCGTCCACTTCTCAGATTTCCCATTTTGCTCGAACCGGTCAAATTAGTAAAGCTCGCAAGATATTCGATGAATTACCTTACAAAACCATCGTTTCATGGAACGCCATTGTCGCCGGTTACTTCCAAAACAAGCTTCCTCATGAGGCCCGAATCCTGTTCGATAAAATGCCTGAGAGAAATACAGTTTCTTGGAACGGATTGATATCCGGGTACACTAAGAATGGGATGATAAATGAAGCGCGCAATATGTTTGACAGAATGCCTGAGAGAAATGTTGTCTCATGGACAGTTATGGTTCGGGGGTATATTCAGAAGGGAATGATAAAGGAAGCTGAAgtgctgttttgggaaatgcctGAGAAGAATGTTGTTTCTTGGACTGTGATGTTAAGAGGGTTGATCGACGATGGACAGTTCGATGAAGCTAGGAAGGTTTATGCTATGATGCCGGTGAAGGATGTTGTTGCTAGGACTAATATGATTGGTGGGTTGTGCGTGGAAGGAAGGGTAAGTGAAGCAAGAGAGATTTTTGATGAGATGCCTAGTAGAAATGTTGTTGCTTGGACTACTATGATTAGCGGGTATGCAACAAATAATAAGGTGGATGTGGCGAGGAAGTTGTTTGAAGTAATGCCGGAAAAGAATGAGGTAACTTGGACTGCAATCTTGATGGGTTATACTCGAACGGGAAGGATCGAGGAAGCTGCCGAACTTTTTGATGCCATGCCTGTGAAGCCTATTCCTGCGTGTAATGAGATGATTATAGGATTTGGACATACTAGGGAGATTGAGAAAGCAAGGTGGGTATTTGATCAAATGAGGGAGAAGGATGATGGTACATGGAGTGCAATGATAAAGGTGTATGAAAGAAAAGGGTTTGAATTGGAAGCGTTAGATTTGTTTAGATTGATGCAGAGAGATGGCGTTAGGCCAGCTTTTCCACCGATGATTAGCATTCTTATAGTTTGTGGTAGCTTGGCGAGTCTTGATCATGGTCGACAGGTTCATGCGCAGTTGGTAAGGtttcagtttgattttgatGTGTATGTTTGCTCAGTTTTGATCACAATGTACATCAAATGTGGTGATCTTTTAAGGGCAAAGAGGCTGTTTGATAGATTTGCCATGAAGGATACTGTTATGTGGAATTCAATTATTACTGGCTATGCACAACACGGTTTAGGAAAGGAAGCTTTGCAGGTTTTCTATGAGATGCTCGCTTCTGCGGTTTCACCGGATGAAATAACCTTCGTTGGAGTTCTGACAGCTTGTAGTTATAACGGGAATGTCGAAAAAGGCCTTGAGATTTTTGAGTCAATGAAATCTAGATATTTAGTGGATAGAAGAACCGAGCATTATGCTTGCATGGTCGATCTACTTGGCCGAGCAGGAAGGCTAGACGAGGCAatgaatttaattgaaaaaatgcCAGTGGAAGCTGATGCTATTGTTTGGGGTGCTTTATTAGGAGGATGTAAAACACACATGAGGTTGGATTTGGCTGAAGTTGCAGCAAAGAAACTTCAAGAGCTTGAGCCAGGAAATGCTGGACCTCACATCTTGCGATCTCATATTTATGCATCCCAAGGTAGATGGGGGGATGTTGCAGAGTTGAGGAAATCCATGAgagaaaaaaatgtaattaaatCACCTGGTTGTAGTTGGATCGAAGTTGAGAAGCAAGTACATTTGTTCACTGGTGGAGATAGCACAAGTCATCCTGAGCATGCAGTAATACTGAAAATGTTGGAGAAACTAGATGGATTGTTAAGAGAAACTGGATATTGCCCTGATGGCACTTTTGTGCTGCATGATGTAGATGAGGAAGAAAAGATTCAGAACTTACGATATCACAGTGAGAAATTGGCAGTGGCTTACGGACTTTTGAAGGTGCCCGAAGGGATGCCTATACGTGTCATGAAGAACCTTCGAGTTTGTGGGGATTGCCATTctgcaattaaattaattgctaAAGTGACAGGAAGGGAGATTATTTTGAGGGATGCCAATAGATTCCATCATTTTAAGGATGGCTTGTGTTCTTGCGGAGATTATTGGTGA
- the LOC126673145 gene encoding inactive glucose-6-phosphate 1-dehydrogenase 4, chloroplastic codes for MAISFSFSHLPVPFTSTCSFPAVLKNTYSVEGGRLVHCGGAANFRRRFRGLKLRIRRRLNIQQHNKEYRPAKELQVIKNQCKDHSNNHLETTSTHSGHVSEELFRINAPDAAFVKSTPSLTRANSLNFPVEGDTATSLTIAVIGATGELARGKIFPALYALYNSGFLPEDVAIFGYSRKNLTDEDLRSIIASTLTCRVDDHENCGDKTEAFLSRTFYLNGGCDNKEGMSKLNARMEQIEGRHAANRIFYLSVPQEALLDVASSLADNAQTIRGWNRIITEKPFGFNAKSSHQITKSLLANFEEKQLYRIDHLLGRNLIENLTVLRFSNLVFEPLWGRNYIRNVQVILSEDLSVQTGRYFDSYGIIPDVVQSHIFQTIALLAMEPPVSLDGEDIRNEKVKVLRSIRRLDPSDVILGQYKAVSGEKVDVNLNSSTPTYFAAALYIDNARWDGVPFLVKTGRGLAKHRLEIRIQFHHVPGNIYRERIGHNIDLATNELILRDDPDEAILVKINNKIPGLGLQLDASELNLLYKEKYNVEVPDSYEHLLLDVIDGDNHLFMRSDELSAAWNILTPILNEIDKQNTTPELYELGGRGPVGAYYLWAKHGVRWADEG; via the exons ATGGcgatttctttttctttttcgcATTTACCGGTACCGTTTACATCTACTTGTAGTTTTCCG GCTGTTCTTAAGAACACTTATTCTGTTGAAGGTGGCCGCCTTGTGCACTGTGGAGGAGCTGCTAATTTCCGTCGAAGGTTCCGTGGCTTAAAGTTACGGATACGTAGAAGGCTAAACATTCAACAGCATAATAAAGAATATAGGCCTGCAAAGGAACTTCAAGTTATAAAAAATCAATGTAAAGATCATTCAAATAATCATTTGGAAACAACTTCAACGCATTCGGGACATGTTTCTGAAGAACTCTTTAGGATTAATGCGCCTGATG CTGCTTTTGTAAAGTCTACTCCCTCGTTGACACGAGCGAATTCTTTGAATTTTCCCGTAGAGGGCGATACAGCAACTTCTCTTACCATTGCTGTTATAGGAGCTACCGGTGAGCTAGCAAGAGGGAAGATTTTTCCGGCTTTATATGCTCTGTATAATAGTGGCTTTTTACCTGAG GATGTAGCTATCTTTGGTTATTCAAGGAAGAATTTGACAGATGAAGATCTAAGATCCATTATAGCTTCTACTTTGACATGCCGTGTTGATGATCA TGAAAACTGCGGAGACAAAACAGAGGCGTTTTTAAGTAGGACATTCTACCTCAACGGAGGATGTGACAataaagaagggatgtcaaaGCTAAATGCTAGAATGGAGCAGATTGAG GGGAGACATGCAGCAAACCGGATTTTCTATCTTTCCGTGCCGCAAGAAGCGCTTCTTGATGTCGCATCTTCTCTTGCTGATAATGCCCAAACCATTAGGGGATGGAATCGTATAATAACTGAAAAGCCTTTTGGGTTCAATGCAAAATCTTCTCATCAAATAACCAAGTCTCTTCTTGCTAATTTTGAAGAGAAACAATTATACAG GATAGACCATCTCTTAGGAAGAAACCTCATTGAAAATCTTACAGTATTGAGGTTTTCTAATCTTGTTTTTGAGCCACTGTGGGGCCGAAATTATATACGCAATGTACAA gttattTTGTCAGAAGACCTCAGTGTGCAGACCGGAAG GTATTTTGACAGTTATGGGATCATTCCAGACGTAGTGCAGAGTCATATTTTCCAGACCATAGCATTGCTTGCTATGGAGCCTCCTGTAAGTCTTGATGGCGAAGACATTCGAAATGAAAAG GTCAAGGTTTTAAGGTCCATTCGCAGATTGGATCCTTCTGATGTAATACTTGGGCAATACAAAGCTGTTTCCGGAGAGAAAGTTGATGTAAATTTGAACAGCTCGACCCCGACATATTTTGCTGCTGCATTATATATTGATAATGCACGCTGGGACGGTGTGCCTTTTCTAGTAAAGACTGGCAGGGGACTTGCTAAACACAG ACTGGAGATACGCATACAGTTCCATCATGTCCCCGGAAACATTTATCGTGAACGCATTGGGCATAACATTGATTTGGCGACCAATGAACTGATTTTGCGTGATGACCCTGATGAAGCCATCCTGgtcaaaataaataacaaaattccAGGACTGGGTTTGCAGCTGGATGCTTCCGAACTTAACTTGCTCTACAAGGAAAA GTACAATGTGGAGGTGCCTGATTCATATGAGCATCTTCTTCTTGATGTCATCGATGGAGACAACCATCTTTTTATGCGGAGTGATGAGCTTTCAGCTGCATGGAACATTCTAACTCCAATTCTCAATGAAATAGACAAGCAAAATACCACACCTGAGCTGTATGAATTAGGAGGCAGAGGTCCGGTCGGAGCTTACTATCTTTGGGCGAAACATGGGGTTCGGTGGGCAGACGAAGGTTGA